A section of the Babylonia areolata isolate BAREFJ2019XMU chromosome 31, ASM4173473v1, whole genome shotgun sequence genome encodes:
- the LOC143275740 gene encoding uncharacterized protein LOC143275740 — translation MTTPTTVAQLFPMGWYVAPTLPVFTGEPGKMSAEDFITEGRRVLAAYTMGDEMAAYFIYSHLQGTARRELMLRDLEETNTPEKVINILLGVFGDGRRVTTLLSTFFSRKQLPEESTLDYSHALCSMGRIIRTKRTGALTAEMLRDHFIDGLRNLLLKRELRRVVTREPHTTFIQARDEALRLQRELEEDQQQQQAREETAQLGDKLLLLEESLIRSLGCMGHVQVPWSQLRLTGLGNCQGQAVGLELGTGVVQAIWHWLELLLKPARGMLEMRKIGRWLYSSTAIAGKVPDYNENQRTAKKFRGRGTRLRKKPSQEQEMWDELAEEKGGGPRPPNQNQRQAILPRPYGLERGHPTAKETVEIREDCDNSRSNSQRQQWKISRVAPAFSHPFSPDTTHSYRGVASRG, via the exons atgacaaccccaactacagTGGCGCAGTTgtttcccatggggtggtacgtagcacccacactgccagtattcactggtgagccaggcaagatgtcggctgaggacttcatcaCTGAAGGGAGGAGGGTCCTGGCTGCGTAcaccatgggagacgagatggctgcctacttcatctacagccatctgcagggaaccgcacgcagggagctgatgctgcgggacctggaggagaccaacaccccagagaaggtgatcaacattctgctgggggtgttcggcgacgggcggcgtgtcaccacactgctgtccacatttTTCAGCAGGAAGCAGTTGCCAGAGGAGTCCACCTTGGACTACTCCCATGCTCTGTGCAGCATGGGGAGGATCATCCGGACGAAGAggactggggccctcaccgctgagatgctgagggaccacttcatcgatggcctccggaacctcctgctgaaaagggagctgcgccgcGTAGTGACGAGggagccacacaccaccttcatccaggcaagggatgaagccctgagactgcagagagagctggaggaggaccaacaacagcaacaggccagggaagaGACAGCACAATTGGGTGACAAACTGTTGCTGTTAGAAGAGA gtctcatccgaagcctggggtgcatGGGACATGTGCAGGTGCCATGGTCCCAGCTCAGACTGACAGGGttgggaaactgtcagggtcaagCTGTAGGATTAGAGCTAGGGACAGGAGTCGTGCAAGCCATCTGGCACTGGCTGGAGTTGTTGCTGAAGCCTGCTAGGGGAATGTTGGAGATGAGGAAAATT GGGAGATGGCTGTATTCTTCTACAGCCATTGCAG gaaaagTGCCGGATTACAATGAGAACCAGAGGACTGCAAAGAAGTTCAGGGGTAGGGGAACGAGGCTGAGGAAGAAACCCAGTCAGGAGCAAGAGATGTGGGATGAATTGGccgaggagaaaggaggagggccCAGACCACCGAATCAG AATCAACGCCAGGCGATCCTGCCAAGGCCCTACGGCCTAGAACGCGGGCACCCCACAGCTAAGGAAACAGTGGAGATACGTGAGGACTGCGACAATTCCCGGTCAAACAGCCAGCGACAGCAATGGAAGATCTCCCGTGTGGCGCCTGCTTTCAGTCACCCCTTTTCCCCGGACACAACGCACAGCTACAGGGGAGTAGCAAGTCGTGGCTGA